A region of Arabidopsis thaliana chromosome 5, partial sequence DNA encodes the following proteins:
- a CDS encoding RING/U-box superfamily protein (RING/U-box superfamily protein; FUNCTIONS IN: zinc ion binding; CONTAINS InterPro DOMAIN/s: Zinc finger, RING-type (InterPro:IPR001841), Zinc finger, C3HC4 RING-type (InterPro:IPR018957); BEST Arabidopsis thaliana protein match is: RING/U-box superfamily protein (TAIR:AT5G52140.1); Has 5320 Blast hits to 5310 proteins in 208 species: Archae - 0; Bacteria - 0; Metazoa - 1777; Fungi - 300; Plants - 2669; Viruses - 0; Other Eukaryotes - 574 (source: NCBI BLink).), with protein sequence MSQSLNQDAIDEAIALDLQFDDLYLTINDQYIALKIKQNEEAMSIQADEDYAKMLQLQEDEETAKTLHAMEENPPNIPQSDVPSTSRDTSGLNDGDRRQDQPTLVVNQTAIENNNPGNGSGESTEVVNKEGLPENIISGLPTQKYSRKTWWWSKKTFVPDRKECSICIADYEKGDKITILPCKHAFHKDCIANWLKENKV encoded by the exons ATGTCTCAATCTCTAAATCAGGATGCCATTGATGAAGCAATTGCATTAGATTTGCAGTTTGATGATTTATACCTAACGATTAACGACCAGTATATCGCattgaaaatcaaacaaaacgaAG aagCGATGTCCATACAAGCTGATGAAGATTATGCAAAAATGTTGCAATTacaggaagatgaagaaacagcAAAAACCTTGCATGCCATGGAAG AAAATCCTCCGAACATTCCTCAGTCCGATGTTCCTTCG ACTAGTAGGGACACAAGTGGCCTTAACGATGGTGATAGGCGTCAGGATCAGCCTACCCTTGTTGTTAACCAAACTGCTATTGAGAACAACAATCCCGGAAATGGGTCAGGAGAATCAACCGAGGTAGTCAATAAAGAAGGATTACCAGAAAATATAATCTCCGGGTTACCAACTCAAAAGTACAGTCGCAAAACTTGGTGGTGGTCAAAGAAAACTTTTGTTCCTGATAGAAAAGA GTGTTCTATATGTATAGCCGACTATGAGAAGGGAGATAAGATAACCATCTTACCATGTAAACATGCCTTCCATAAGGATTGCATTGCAAATtggttaaaagaaaacaaggtATGA
- a CDS encoding E3 ubiquitin ligase BIG BROTHER-like protein, which yields MFRNRAYNFHGCQACIVNSQYHGCPCCRQSQYHSPYCSTPFFHLHDVPSTSGRFYGYNSYGNSSPDQHTLRRSSSDISLHSFYNEGLNEVEASVGDESGGVPEWKISKFRTHKYGKKLKFRWWWQKKKKFVADDSQCSICLVDYEKGDKIMTLPCMLCVQTRGLLIY from the exons ATGTTTCGCAATCGTGCTTATAACTTTCACGGGTGTCAAGCTTGTATAG TAAATTCTCAGTACCATGGTTGTCCATGTTGTCGTCAATCGCAATATCATAGTCCTTACTGTTCTACTCCGTTCTTTCACCTACATGATGTTCCATCG ACGAGTGGAAGGTTTTATGGCTATAATAGCTATGGTAATAGCTCCCCGGACCAGCATACACTTAGGCGTAGTTCCTCAGATATCTCATTACATAGTTTTTACAATGAG GGCTTGAATGAGGTAGAAGCATCAGTGGGAGACGAAAGTGGAGGCGTACCAGAATGGAAAATCTCCAAATTCCGAACTCATAAATATGggaaaaaacttaaattccGGTGGTGgtggcaaaagaaaaagaagtttgtCGCCGACGATTCTCA GTGTTCGATATGCCTAGTCGACTATGAGAAGGGAGATAAGATAATGACTTTGCCAT GTATGTTGTGTGTGCAAACGCGAggtttattaatatattaa
- a CDS encoding E3 ubiquitin ligase BIG BROTHER-like protein, whose product MFRNRAYNFHGCQACIVNSQYHGCPCCRQSQYHSPYCSTPFFHLHDVPSTSGRFYGYNSYGNSSPDQHTLRRSSSDISLHSFYNEGLNEVEASVGDESGGVPEWKISKFRTHKYGKKLKFRWWWQKKKKFVADDSQCSICLVDYEKGDKIMTLPCNHIYHKDCISYWFKENRVCCVCKREVY is encoded by the exons ATGTTTCGCAATCGTGCTTATAACTTTCACGGGTGTCAAGCTTGTATAG TAAATTCTCAGTACCATGGTTGTCCATGTTGTCGTCAATCGCAATATCATAGTCCTTACTGTTCTACTCCGTTCTTTCACCTACATGATGTTCCATCG ACGAGTGGAAGGTTTTATGGCTATAATAGCTATGGTAATAGCTCCCCGGACCAGCATACACTTAGGCGTAGTTCCTCAGATATCTCATTACATAGTTTTTACAATGAG GGCTTGAATGAGGTAGAAGCATCAGTGGGAGACGAAAGTGGAGGCGTACCAGAATGGAAAATCTCCAAATTCCGAACTCATAAATATGggaaaaaacttaaattccGGTGGTGgtggcaaaagaaaaagaagtttgtCGCCGACGATTCTCA GTGTTCGATATGCCTAGTCGACTATGAGAAGGGAGATAAGATAATGACTTTGCCATGTAATCATATTTACCACAAGGATTGCATTTCATATTGGttcaaagaaaacaga GTATGTTGTGTGTGCAAACGCGAggtttattaa